A genome region from Deinococcus sp. HSC-46F16 includes the following:
- the gcvP gene encoding aminomethyl-transferring glycine dehydrogenase, whose amino-acid sequence MRPLNELLQTDDFTRRHIGPTEAEQAEMLAELGVSTLDELTETTLPEAIRFTGELNVGGPVTEAQALADLKAVAAKNKVFRSYIGMGYHGTHVPPVILRNMLENPGWYTAYTPYQAEISQGRLEMLLNFQQTVMDLTGMPVSNASLLDEATAAAEAMTLAKRVVKSKGNVFYVAEDVHPQTLDVIRTRAEYFGYEVVTGAANGELPEGTFAALVQTPGTHGDLHDLSPISERTHAAQAALIVATDLLACALVTPPGEQGADIVIGSAQRFGVPMGFGGPHAAFLACQKGFERSMPGRVIGVSKDSKGKTALRMAMQTREQHIRREKATSNICTAQALLANMAAAYAVYHGPEGIRTIAERTHRMTGMLAKALGNAGLGTNATFFDTLTFGGDVAAIRERAEAKGLNFRYGDGRVGVSLDETVTPADLVDIAEALTGERVDVLALDEQAVEGIPTNLQRTSEYLTHPVFNTHHSEHAMLRYLKTLENRDYSLVHGMIPLGSCTMKLNATAEMIPVTWPEFGSLHPFAPADQTEGYAQMLGELEAWLADITGYDAVSLQPNSGAQGEYAGLLAIRKYHESRGEAHRSVCLIPASAHGTNPASAAMLGMQVVVVKTDESGNIDIEDLRAKAEAHSDKLGALMITYPSTHGVYEEHVTEVYEIVHAHGGQVYLDGANMNAMVGVAKPGLIGSDVSHLNLHKTFAIPHGGGGPGMGPIGVKAHLAPFLPNHAVRATGESRTGAVSAAPYGSASILPISYLYIRMLGPEGLKKATQVALLNANYIAKRLGGAFPVLYTGRNSRVAHECILDIRPLKQASGITEEDIAKRLMDYGFHAPTMSFPVPGTLMIEPTESEPKEELDRFIAAMLGIRREIQEVEDGLLRAEDSPLRHAPHTQDDLVSAEWERAYSRETAAFPTPAQKAWKYWPAVNRVDNVYGDRNFVCSCPPVEEYAGV is encoded by the coding sequence ATGCGCCCCCTGAACGAACTCCTCCAGACCGACGACTTCACCCGCCGTCACATCGGCCCCACCGAGGCGGAACAGGCCGAGATGCTGGCCGAACTCGGCGTTTCGACCCTCGACGAACTGACCGAGACGACCCTGCCCGAAGCCATCCGCTTCACGGGCGAGCTGAACGTGGGCGGCCCGGTGACCGAAGCGCAGGCGCTGGCCGACCTGAAGGCCGTGGCCGCGAAGAACAAGGTCTTCCGGTCGTACATCGGCATGGGCTACCACGGCACGCATGTGCCCCCGGTGATCCTGCGAAACATGCTGGAAAACCCCGGCTGGTACACGGCCTACACGCCCTACCAGGCCGAGATCAGCCAGGGCCGCCTGGAAATGCTGCTCAACTTCCAGCAGACCGTGATGGACCTGACCGGGATGCCCGTCTCCAACGCTTCCCTGCTGGACGAGGCGACCGCCGCTGCCGAGGCGATGACCCTCGCCAAGCGCGTGGTCAAGAGCAAGGGCAACGTCTTCTACGTGGCCGAGGACGTGCACCCGCAGACCTTGGACGTGATCCGCACCCGCGCCGAGTACTTCGGGTACGAGGTGGTCACGGGGGCCGCGAACGGGGAGCTGCCGGAAGGCACCTTCGCCGCGCTGGTGCAGACGCCCGGCACCCACGGCGACCTGCACGACCTCTCCCCCATCTCCGAGCGGACGCACGCGGCACAGGCGGCCCTGATCGTGGCGACCGACCTGCTGGCCTGTGCCCTGGTGACCCCGCCCGGCGAGCAGGGAGCCGACATCGTGATCGGGAGTGCCCAGCGCTTCGGCGTGCCGATGGGCTTCGGGGGGCCGCACGCGGCGTTTCTGGCTTGCCAGAAGGGCTTCGAGCGCTCCATGCCGGGCCGCGTGATCGGCGTGAGCAAGGACAGCAAGGGCAAGACCGCCCTGCGGATGGCGATGCAGACCCGCGAGCAGCACATCCGCCGCGAGAAAGCGACCTCCAACATCTGCACCGCGCAGGCGCTGCTGGCGAACATGGCCGCCGCCTACGCCGTCTACCACGGGCCGGAGGGGATTCGGACGATTGCAGAGCGCACTCACCGGATGACCGGGATGCTGGCGAAGGCCCTCGGGAACGCCGGTCTGGGGACGAACGCGACCTTCTTCGACACCCTGACCTTTGGCGGCGACGTGGCCGCCATCCGGGAACGGGCCGAGGCGAAGGGCCTGAACTTCCGCTACGGGGACGGGCGCGTGGGTGTCAGCCTGGACGAGACGGTGACCCCCGCCGACCTTGTCGACATCGCCGAAGCGTTGACCGGGGAGCGGGTGGATGTGCTGGCGCTGGACGAGCAGGCCGTCGAAGGCATCCCCACCAATCTCCAGCGCACCTCCGAGTACCTCACCCACCCCGTGTTCAACACGCATCACTCCGAGCACGCGATGCTCCGGTACCTGAAGACGCTGGAAAACCGCGACTACAGTCTCGTTCACGGCATGATTCCGCTGGGAAGCTGCACGATGAAGCTCAACGCCACCGCCGAGATGATTCCGGTGACGTGGCCCGAGTTCGGCAGCCTGCACCCCTTCGCGCCCGCCGACCAGACGGAAGGCTACGCGCAGATGCTGGGGGAACTGGAAGCGTGGCTGGCCGACATCACCGGGTACGACGCGGTGAGCCTCCAGCCCAATAGCGGAGCGCAGGGCGAGTACGCGGGCCTGCTCGCCATCCGCAAGTACCACGAGAGCCGGGGGGAGGCGCACCGCAGCGTCTGCCTGATTCCCGCGAGCGCCCACGGCACCAACCCCGCGAGCGCCGCCATGCTGGGCATGCAGGTCGTGGTCGTGAAGACCGACGAGAGCGGCAACATCGACATAGAGGACCTGCGGGCCAAGGCGGAGGCGCACAGCGACAAGCTCGGCGCCCTGATGATCACCTACCCCAGCACCCATGGCGTGTACGAGGAACACGTCACCGAGGTGTACGAGATCGTGCACGCGCACGGCGGGCAGGTGTACCTCGACGGCGCGAACATGAACGCGATGGTGGGCGTCGCCAAGCCGGGGCTGATCGGGTCGGACGTGTCGCACCTCAACCTGCACAAGACCTTCGCCATCCCCCACGGCGGCGGCGGGCCGGGCATGGGGCCGATTGGCGTGAAGGCGCACCTCGCGCCCTTCCTCCCCAACCACGCGGTGCGGGCGACGGGCGAGAGCCGCACCGGGGCCGTCAGCGCCGCGCCCTACGGCAGCGCGAGCATCCTGCCCATCTCGTACCTGTACATCCGGATGCTGGGGCCGGAGGGGCTGAAAAAGGCCACCCAGGTCGCGCTGCTGAATGCCAACTACATCGCCAAGCGGCTGGGCGGCGCCTTCCCGGTGCTGTACACGGGCCGCAATAGCCGGGTGGCGCACGAGTGCATCCTCGACATTCGCCCCCTCAAGCAGGCCAGCGGCATCACGGAAGAGGACATCGCCAAGCGGCTGATGGACTACGGCTTCCACGCCCCCACCATGAGCTTCCCGGTGCCCGGCACCCTGATGATCGAGCCGACCGAGAGCGAGCCCAAGGAGGAACTCGACCGCTTTATCGCCGCCATGCTGGGCATCCGCCGCGAGATTCAGGAGGTCGAGGACGGTCTGCTGAGGGCCGAGGACAGCCCGCTGAGGCACGCGCCGCACACGCAGGACGACCTCGTGAGCGCCGAGTGGGAACGCGCCTACAGCCGCGAGACCGCCGCCTTCCCCACGCCCGCGCAGAAAGCCTGGAAATACTGGCCTGCGGTCAACCGGGTGGACAACGTGTACGGGGACAGGAATTTCGTGTGCTCATGCCCGCCGGTGGAGGAGTACGCGGGGGTTTGA
- a CDS encoding DUF433 domain-containing protein, translating into MSDRVSIDPKVNGGKPTVTGTRVSVQTVLGHLSAGDSVEDVLDAYPRLTREDVLACLEYAARLAGHSVTFEKIA; encoded by the coding sequence ATGAGTGATCGCGTCAGCATCGATCCAAAAGTGAACGGCGGCAAGCCCACCGTCACCGGGACGCGGGTCAGCGTGCAAACCGTGCTGGGGCACCTGAGCGCCGGGGACAGCGTGGAGGATGTGCTGGACGCCTACCCACGGCTCACGCGAGAGGACGTGCTGGCGTGCCTGGAGTACGCGGCACGATTGGCAGGCCATAGCGTGACATTTGAGAAGATCGCTTGA